The nucleotide sequence ATAAAACCTATCTCATCATTTTCTTTTACCCCAAGGTCTGAAAAAGCGACTGCAATCTCTACTATATCATCAATGCCAGCTTCAAGTGCCTTTAACTCAAGCCAGCTGCTATCTCTCAACTCTTTTAAAAAGACACCTCTTGCAGATATATCAATCCTGAAATTCTGTGGTTGCAGAAAAGTAATTACAAGTTTTGCATCCTGTAAAATCTCCAGAGATTTTTTCTTTCCATCAATTCTTACATAAAGATTGTCTCTGTCAAAGCCATAATAGATCTTTTCAAAAATGGTCTCTGCCTTGTGCATGCTTCCTCCTGTACGGGAAACATCAAACTCTGCAGCCTGAAGCCACTCGAAATAGCTGCTCACAAACCCGTCAAGCCTTGGGGTTATAAATCCTCGTATTGTTACAGTAGGCTGTGCTGCCCTGTCCTCTCTGAGTATTGGCACAAGAAGATAAGCAGGCGGCTCCTTACCAATAAATTTATAAACTGCTATCAGATTATTTCTGAAGAGTTCATCAAATTCTTCCTGAGTCTCACTCACATGCTCATCACCGTACCACCAGTTCCAGTCACTGCCTTCAGCTATATATATAAGCTTCCAGGCTGGTGAGGTATCAATATCGGGATGCTCTTTCTCGAATCTCACAAGTTCATCCCTTGTAAGCTTTAGATAGTCCCAGGCAAGATTGTCCTCCTCATGACCTATCCAGACAGAAAAATTGGCGTGTATCCATGAACCGGGATGAACTCTTTGCAGTGAAGACCCTTTCCAGAGACCTTCAAATTCGTTGAGATATTCATTTACTGTAATGGTTTTAATCCAGTCCTCGGATGAAAGGAGGCTATAAAGGGAATTAAGAAAAGCCCTTCCATCATTTTCATAATATTCCCAGGCATTCTCTCCATCCATAATGATGGATACCACATAGGGCTTGTTGTCCAGTCTGTTATGAATCTCCTTTAATCTGGATAGGAAATCCCTTGAGGCATCATCTGGTCTCCATCCCGAATACACAAAACCAATGAGGTCGGAAAGCCTGTGGTCTCTGAAAAAGAGATTCATTCCTTCAAAAAGATGTGGCCTGTAGAGAAGGGCAGGCTCTTTTATCTTTCCATCTGAATCCCTGATAGAAACTCCGAGTGATGCTGCAAGAACATCCTCATCAGATGCCATCCATTTAATTCCCTGTTCTCTGCATATCCCTATCACCTGCTCACTTACAGAACCCTCAGATGGCCAGAGGCCCTTAGGACTGAAACCAAAGATAGACTGAAAATATTCAATAGCCCGTTTAACCTGCTCTTTTGCATCCTCTGGAGCCTGAAATCTACGAGATGGAAGTCTTATATGAGGGAGTGCCTTTTTTGCAGCATCAGTATCACAGAGAAGGGGAAGTATGGGATGATAAAAGGGACTCGCAGAAAGCTCTATCTGTCCCCTTCCTGCCACTTCCCTGTATTTAGGTATTATGTTTTTTAATATCTCAAAGTGCTTTGAGATAATATATCTTTTATCATCCTCACTGTAATTTGATCCCTTCTTCTCTAATTCCCTCAATCCCTGATCATGCT is from Thermodesulfovibrionales bacterium and encodes:
- a CDS encoding glycoside hydrolase family 57 protein, with the protein product HDQGLRELEKKGSNYSEDDKRYIISKHFEILKNIIPKYREVAGRGQIELSASPFYHPILPLLCDTDAAKKALPHIRLPSRRFQAPEDAKEQVKRAIEYFQSIFGFSPKGLWPSEGSVSEQVIGICREQGIKWMASDEDVLAASLGVSIRDSDGKIKEPALLYRPHLFEGMNLFFRDHRLSDLIGFVYSGWRPDDASRDFLSRLKEIHNRLDNKPYVVSIIMDGENAWEYYENDGRAFLNSLYSLLSSEDWIKTITVNEYLNEFEGLWKGSSLQRVHPGSWIHANFSVWIGHEEDNLAWDYLKLTRDELVRFEKEHPDIDTSPAWKLIYIAEGSDWNWWYGDEHVSETQEEFDELFRNNLIAVYKFIGKEPPAYLLVPILREDRAAQPTVTIRGFITPRLDGFVSSYFEWLQAAEFDVSRTGGSMHKAETIFEKIYYGFDRDNLYVRIDGKKKSLEILQDAKLVITFLQPQNFRIDISARGVFLKELRDSSWLELKALEAGIDDIVEIAVAFSDLGVKENDEIGFIINYEKNSDVIERIPLRGHVRLTVPGPYFEAIMWQ